From Pelosinus fermentans DSM 17108, the proteins below share one genomic window:
- a CDS encoding cache domain-containing sensor histidine kinase has protein sequence MEFFRKLLKTENIRSKLLLYFFTLILLPIVTLGVLGNVIYSKSIEEQANEHTGQMIEQVTRNVEFYIHDMENIVSYLLGDPQIIAFLRTMKEGDEDESLNNEVRRILRTYTNVHPEIAGILIVNENNLYISNEMHRISRDPLTDETWYKRAIASPNAMQLFSKPIGRNITTTLNYSADEVVSIAKAVVDPKNSQYLGVILIDLKLAKFKEVIETITLGKNGFLYIMDANGGIVYAPVNPIVYRVKSEWLNHSANSIVKIIQGSEFQIIYKDSAYTKWKTIGVFSLSETLKEVTILRHYSILIGLVTLILAVIAAFFFTASIAKPLGKLRSLMKKAEEGDLSVRFNSKYNDEIGQLGNSFNTMIKEISNLVDMVYTEQKRKREAELKTLQAQIKPHFLYNTLYTIQWMAGEHGAQEVVRIVGALANLFRIGLSKGKEMIPVHEELEHVRSYLMIQKARYEDKLIYEINYEEEILNYRVLKLILQPLVENAIYHGINAKRGGGTIKITARMDKEKLYFSVADDGIGMTAEKLAELRKSLDSQHGEAARTGFGIFNVNERIRLSFGSEYGLQYTSVDQEGTKVEVWHPIR, from the coding sequence TTGGAATTCTTTCGTAAATTACTTAAGACCGAAAATATTCGTTCTAAATTGTTATTATATTTTTTCACTCTCATTTTATTGCCCATTGTTACACTCGGAGTATTGGGTAATGTCATCTATAGCAAATCGATTGAAGAACAGGCCAATGAGCATACTGGACAAATGATTGAGCAAGTCACTCGCAATGTTGAGTTTTATATTCATGATATGGAAAATATCGTGTCTTACCTTTTGGGTGATCCTCAGATTATTGCGTTCTTACGAACTATGAAAGAGGGAGATGAAGATGAATCGCTGAATAATGAGGTTCGGCGAATCTTAAGAACCTACACGAATGTACATCCAGAGATTGCCGGAATACTCATTGTAAATGAGAATAATCTTTATATTAGCAATGAAATGCATCGTATTTCACGTGATCCCCTTACTGATGAGACTTGGTACAAAAGAGCGATTGCATCGCCAAATGCAATGCAGCTGTTTAGTAAACCGATTGGCCGTAATATAACGACAACTCTTAACTATAGCGCTGATGAAGTGGTTTCGATTGCTAAGGCGGTTGTTGATCCCAAGAACAGCCAGTATCTTGGCGTCATACTGATTGATCTGAAATTGGCTAAATTCAAAGAAGTAATTGAGACGATTACATTAGGTAAGAATGGATTTTTATATATTATGGATGCAAATGGTGGCATTGTTTATGCACCAGTTAATCCGATTGTATATCGCGTAAAAAGTGAGTGGCTTAACCATTCTGCCAATAGTATTGTAAAAATCATTCAAGGCAGTGAGTTTCAGATTATCTATAAAGATTCAGCGTATACAAAATGGAAAACTATCGGTGTTTTTTCCCTTAGTGAGACACTGAAAGAGGTAACGATTCTGCGTCATTACTCCATACTGATTGGGCTTGTTACCTTAATACTGGCAGTAATCGCCGCCTTCTTTTTTACTGCTTCCATTGCCAAGCCTTTAGGTAAACTCCGCAGCTTGATGAAGAAGGCTGAGGAAGGCGATCTGAGCGTACGATTTAACAGTAAATATAATGATGAAATCGGACAGCTTGGTAATAGCTTTAACACGATGATCAAAGAAATTAGCAATTTGGTGGACATGGTGTATACGGAACAAAAACGCAAACGAGAAGCAGAGCTGAAAACCTTGCAGGCCCAAATAAAACCACACTTTCTTTATAATACTCTTTATACGATTCAGTGGATGGCTGGGGAGCATGGTGCACAGGAAGTCGTTCGTATTGTGGGTGCACTTGCGAATTTATTTCGCATTGGTTTAAGCAAAGGGAAAGAGATGATTCCTGTTCATGAAGAATTAGAACATGTTCGCAGTTATTTAATGATTCAGAAAGCTCGCTATGAAGATAAATTGATATATGAAATCAACTATGAAGAAGAAATATTGAATTACAGAGTGCTTAAGCTCATATTGCAGCCTCTTGTTGAAAATGCGATTTACCATGGCATTAATGCAAAAAGAGGGGGCGGTACCATCAAGATCACCGCTCGCATGGACAAGGAGAAATTATATTTTAGCGTAGCAGATGACGGCATAGGAATGACAGCGGAAAAACTCGCAGAATTAAGAAAATCATTAGACAGTCAGCATGGAGAGGCAGCAAGAACGGGCTTTGGTATTTTTAATGTGAATGAACGAATTCGATTATCCTTTGGCTCAGAATACGGTTTACAATATACCAGCGTGGATCAGGAAGGTACGAAGGTAGAAGTTTGGCATCCAATACGTTAA
- a CDS encoding L-ribulose-5-phosphate 4-epimerase — MLEELKQQVWQANMNLQKHGLVVFTWGNASGIDREKGLIVIKPSGVEYDTMQPEDMVVLDLAGNQVEGDLRPSSDTPTHIVLYRNFSAIGGVVHTHSTCATAWAQAGKSIPAFGTTHADYFYGEIPCTRNLSREEIQGEYEEETGKVIVEKFGQKNPLHVPGILVANHGPFSWGKDAQDAVYHAVVLEELAKMAFYTCSTNSEVKVMDQLLLDKHFLRKHGKNAYYGQNKL, encoded by the coding sequence AAATATGAATTTACAAAAACATGGATTGGTCGTATTTACCTGGGGTAATGCCAGTGGTATTGACAGGGAAAAAGGCTTGATTGTTATCAAGCCTAGTGGTGTAGAATACGATACGATGCAGCCTGAAGATATGGTGGTGCTGGATTTGGCGGGAAACCAGGTGGAGGGAGACCTTAGACCTTCTTCTGATACGCCTACTCATATCGTCTTATACCGGAATTTCTCTGCTATTGGCGGCGTTGTTCATACTCATTCTACCTGTGCTACAGCGTGGGCCCAGGCGGGAAAATCGATTCCGGCATTTGGTACCACTCACGCAGATTATTTTTATGGTGAAATTCCTTGTACCCGTAATCTAAGCAGGGAAGAAATTCAAGGGGAATATGAAGAAGAAACGGGTAAAGTGATTGTGGAGAAATTTGGGCAGAAAAACCCGCTTCACGTTCCAGGAATTCTAGTCGCCAATCATGGTCCTTTCTCCTGGGGAAAAGATGCCCAGGATGCTGTCTATCATGCAGTAGTCTTAGAGGAGTTGGCAAAAATGGCCTTTTATACTTGTTCAACAAATTCAGAAGTCAAAGTCATGGATCAACTGTTATTGGATAAGCACTTTTTAAGAAAACATGGCAAAAATGCCTATTATGGACAAAACAAACTGTAG
- the mmsB gene encoding multiple monosaccharide ABC transporter permease: METLKQMFKNNIREYGMVIALVSIVIFFEIVSKGVLLQPLNVTNLIQQNSYILILAIGMLLVIVAFQIDLSVGSIAAFVGAVSAILMIDHHIGVVPGILISLLIGGLAGAFQGYWVAYFKIPGFIVTLAGMLIFRGLTMTALEGQSKAPFPEVFQKMSNGFIPDVLSGTSIHITTLVVGIILTLVYIYFELNHRKAKQEYNFEVIPVQFLAAKLVFVGVAINWFMYLLASYKGIPNVLILLFILIVFYTFITTKTVIGRHIYALGGNEKAAKLSGVKTERIVFWVFVNMGVLAALSGLVFAARLNAATPKAGTGFELDAIAACFIGGASTAGGIGVVMGAIIGGLVMGVMNNGMSLIGVTIDMQQTIKGLVLLLAVAFDIYTKSKQS; encoded by the coding sequence ATGGAAACTCTAAAGCAAATGTTTAAAAATAATATCAGAGAATATGGTATGGTTATTGCACTAGTATCAATTGTGATTTTTTTTGAAATTGTCAGCAAGGGTGTACTCCTGCAACCGTTAAATGTAACCAACTTAATCCAGCAGAATAGTTATATACTCATATTGGCGATCGGCATGCTGCTAGTTATCGTTGCTTTTCAAATTGATTTATCTGTAGGATCTATTGCTGCTTTTGTTGGTGCGGTTTCCGCAATCTTAATGATTGATCATCATATTGGTGTTGTACCTGGAATATTGATTTCTTTGCTGATAGGAGGTCTTGCTGGAGCGTTTCAGGGGTATTGGGTTGCCTATTTTAAAATCCCCGGCTTTATTGTTACATTAGCAGGAATGTTGATTTTTAGAGGGTTAACAATGACTGCTTTAGAAGGGCAATCGAAAGCGCCTTTTCCAGAGGTTTTTCAGAAAATGAGTAATGGGTTTATACCAGATGTATTGAGTGGAACATCCATCCATATTACAACCCTTGTGGTTGGAATTATTTTGACGTTGGTATATATATATTTTGAATTAAATCATAGAAAAGCTAAGCAAGAGTATAATTTCGAGGTAATTCCGGTGCAATTTTTAGCTGCGAAATTGGTATTTGTTGGCGTGGCGATCAACTGGTTTATGTATTTGCTTGCCTCGTATAAAGGCATTCCTAATGTGTTGATATTATTATTTATTCTAATTGTATTTTATACCTTTATAACGACAAAAACAGTGATAGGGCGTCATATTTATGCATTAGGCGGTAATGAAAAGGCGGCAAAGCTGTCGGGTGTAAAAACCGAACGCATTGTGTTTTGGGTTTTCGTAAATATGGGGGTATTAGCAGCCCTTTCGGGTCTTGTTTTTGCGGCTCGTCTTAATGCAGCAACACCGAAAGCAGGCACGGGTTTTGAGCTGGATGCCATTGCTGCCTGTTTTATTGGCGGAGCCTCTACTGCAGGAGGGATTGGTGTTGTTATGGGGGCCATTATTGGCGGGTTGGTTATGGGGGTTATGAACAACGGCATGTCTTTAATTGGCGTTACCATTGATATGCAGCAAACCATTAAAGGCTTAGTTTTATTATTAGCTGTAGCTTTTGATATTTATACAAAATCAAAACAGTCATAA
- the araA gene encoding L-arabinose isomerase, with translation MFRNSKDKEVWFITGSQHLYGEDTLKEVAQHSQTIAASLGENAKIPVKVVFKPVLTNSDAIYNLCMEANSADRCIGLIAWMHTFSPAKMWIGGLNILNKPLAHLDTQYNREIPWSDIDMDFMNTNQSAHGDREFGFICTRMKRSRKVIVGFWQDEDVIQKLAIWCGAALAWNDLQGAKFARFGDNMRDVAVTEGDKVEGQIKFGYSVNGYALGDLVTYVDAVSDAEIRALVAEYEESYIVHKELTQGGAKRASLKDAAKLELGMKKFLEAGQFKGFTSNFENLYGLSQLPGLACQRLMAAGYGFGGEGDWKTAVLIRAMKVMSYGLTGGTSFMEDYTYHLEDGNMKVLGSHMLEVCPSIADQKPSLEIHPLSIGGKDDPVRLVFNVAAGKGINATIIDIGSRFRLIVNELDVVNPDYDLPKLPVARALWVPQPDLKVGTQAWILAGGAHHSGFSQAVTKEHLEDFCEIAGIEFVLINHETTIRDLKKELRWNDLYYHLAK, from the coding sequence ATGTTTAGGAATTCAAAAGATAAAGAAGTATGGTTTATAACTGGCAGTCAGCATCTTTATGGTGAAGATACACTAAAAGAAGTGGCGCAGCATTCGCAAACGATTGCTGCGTCACTGGGGGAAAATGCGAAAATACCTGTAAAAGTTGTTTTTAAACCTGTATTGACCAATTCAGATGCTATCTATAATCTTTGTATGGAAGCAAACAGCGCAGATCGTTGCATTGGGCTGATTGCCTGGATGCATACCTTCTCACCAGCAAAAATGTGGATTGGCGGCCTAAACATATTAAATAAACCCTTGGCCCATCTTGATACCCAATACAATCGTGAGATTCCCTGGTCAGACATTGATATGGACTTTATGAATACCAACCAGTCTGCCCATGGGGACCGAGAATTTGGGTTTATATGCACTAGAATGAAAAGATCACGTAAAGTGATTGTCGGCTTTTGGCAGGATGAAGATGTCATCCAAAAACTGGCGATCTGGTGCGGTGCAGCACTAGCTTGGAACGATTTGCAGGGGGCCAAATTTGCCCGCTTTGGTGACAATATGCGAGATGTGGCCGTGACGGAAGGTGACAAGGTTGAGGGGCAGATAAAATTCGGATACTCTGTCAATGGATATGCCTTAGGTGATCTTGTTACATATGTGGATGCTGTCAGTGATGCCGAAATTCGCGCATTGGTTGCTGAGTATGAAGAATCCTATATAGTGCATAAAGAGCTGACTCAAGGTGGGGCTAAACGTGCATCACTAAAAGATGCTGCCAAGCTTGAGCTAGGTATGAAAAAATTCCTTGAAGCGGGTCAGTTTAAAGGCTTTACCTCAAATTTCGAAAATTTATATGGTTTATCACAATTGCCAGGGCTGGCATGCCAGCGTTTAATGGCAGCTGGGTATGGTTTTGGCGGTGAAGGGGATTGGAAGACTGCGGTGCTGATTAGAGCCATGAAAGTAATGTCTTATGGGCTTACAGGCGGAACTTCTTTCATGGAGGATTATACGTACCACTTGGAAGACGGCAATATGAAGGTACTCGGTTCTCATATGCTGGAAGTATGTCCATCGATTGCAGATCAAAAGCCTTCACTGGAGATTCATCCCCTCTCTATCGGCGGTAAGGATGATCCTGTGCGATTGGTCTTCAATGTAGCTGCCGGCAAGGGCATTAATGCCACAATTATTGATATAGGCAGTCGTTTCAGACTGATAGTCAATGAACTGGATGTGGTGAATCCGGACTATGATTTACCCAAACTGCCAGTTGCCAGAGCCCTTTGGGTACCACAACCTGATCTTAAAGTTGGTACACAAGCATGGATTTTGGCAGGTGGAGCCCATCACAGCGGCTTTAGCCAAGCGGTAACGAAAGAACATTTAGAAGATTTTTGCGAAATAGCTGGAATTGAATTTGTTTTAATTAATCATGAGACTACGATTCGTGATTTGAAGAAAGAACTTCGGTGGAACGATTTATATTATCATTTGGCAAAATAG
- a CDS encoding ROK family transcriptional regulator, protein MEGVNTIVSKAVGGGANESLIINAIRRRGPISRVDIAKLTGLTPPTVTNISSKLIENGLIHEYMVGEYSGGRRPVLLKVHSEIANMIIVDIRSKEMIGYLINGGLEIKEEICHDIQHLKEEKILSFLENTIAQCYASEYGKLALAIGIIVRGPVMSKEGLSLFSPSAGWRNVPLKYLVEKQFQLPVFVENDMRAMALGAYHYGPYRDIKNAVFLGVGGGIGSGIILNGELYRGLGDSAGEIGHTVVDVHGPLCSCGNYGCLEAMASESALVNNMVQSITDGECSAVSEMVKGNLDAIRPKHIYAAAEEGDPLSIRTLQQIAQYIGMGAANIINIFNPQLVLIGGGIVKGRRFMEETIMQVIKERALASCYSLTRIEFSSEGRQDALKGIVDVVMEGIYLR, encoded by the coding sequence ATGGAAGGTGTAAATACGATTGTTTCAAAAGCTGTAGGAGGAGGAGCAAATGAGTCGCTGATTATTAATGCGATTCGCAGGCGGGGGCCAATATCTCGTGTTGATATTGCTAAGTTGACTGGCCTAACACCACCAACTGTAACAAATATATCAAGTAAACTCATTGAAAATGGACTGATTCATGAGTATATGGTTGGTGAATATAGTGGAGGCAGACGTCCGGTACTGCTTAAGGTTCATTCTGAAATAGCGAACATGATTATTGTAGATATTCGTTCTAAGGAAATGATTGGCTATCTGATTAATGGAGGTTTAGAGATTAAAGAAGAGATATGTCATGATATTCAACATTTAAAAGAAGAAAAGATTTTATCTTTTTTGGAAAATACAATTGCACAGTGTTATGCTTCAGAGTATGGTAAGTTAGCTCTAGCGATTGGTATAATTGTACGAGGACCTGTTATGTCTAAGGAAGGGCTTTCCTTATTTTCTCCCAGTGCTGGCTGGCGTAATGTGCCGCTGAAATATCTGGTGGAAAAGCAGTTTCAGCTGCCTGTTTTTGTCGAAAATGATATGCGGGCTATGGCATTGGGAGCCTATCATTATGGTCCATACCGGGATATTAAAAATGCGGTCTTTCTAGGAGTCGGGGGTGGAATTGGTTCGGGGATTATTTTAAATGGTGAGCTATATCGCGGCTTAGGTGATAGTGCAGGGGAAATCGGTCATACCGTTGTAGATGTTCATGGTCCCTTATGCAGCTGCGGGAATTATGGCTGTCTGGAAGCCATGGCATCTGAGTCAGCGTTGGTAAATAATATGGTTCAGTCAATAACAGATGGTGAATGTTCTGCAGTATCGGAGATGGTAAAAGGCAATCTAGATGCCATTAGACCAAAACATATTTACGCTGCGGCTGAGGAGGGAGATCCGCTTTCAATCAGAACCCTCCAGCAGATTGCTCAGTATATTGGTATGGGTGCTGCCAATATTATTAATATTTTTAATCCCCAGCTGGTACTCATTGGTGGTGGTATCGTTAAGGGACGAAGATTTATGGAAGAGACAATCATGCAAGTTATAAAAGAAAGGGCTTTGGCAAGCTGTTATTCTTTAACTCGTATTGAGTTTTCTTCAGAAGGCAGGCAAGATGCCCTAAAGGGCATTGTAGATGTGGTAATGGAAGGGATTTATTTACGGTAA
- the chvE gene encoding multiple monosaccharide ABC transporter substrate-binding protein yields the protein MKKVVALFLMFAMVLMLTACGSNPSTAPSSSDKKKVGIAMPTKSSSRWIADGDNIVKQLKAKGYETDLQYGEDNVENQLAQIENMITKGANVLVIANIDGESLTTVLQKAKDKNIPVIAYDRLIKKTANVDYYATFDNFQVGVLQAAYIEKSLGLKDGKGPFNIEIFGGSPDDNNAYMFFDGAMSVLKPYIDSKKLVVKSGQMDMGVCATLRWDGATAQARMDNLLSKNYTGTKIDAVLSPYDGISIGVISSLKAVGYGTPSQPMPIVTGQDAEAPSIKSIIKGEQAQTVFKDTRDLAKVAVDMVDAVLSGKKATTNDDKTYNNGVKVVPSYLLVPVSVDKSNYEKILVESGYYTADQLK from the coding sequence ATGAAAAAGGTAGTGGCTTTATTTCTGATGTTTGCTATGGTACTGATGCTGACCGCATGTGGTTCAAATCCTAGTACAGCTCCCAGCAGCAGCGATAAGAAGAAAGTAGGTATCGCAATGCCTACGAAGTCGTCATCTAGATGGATAGCAGATGGTGATAATATTGTTAAGCAGCTAAAAGCCAAAGGGTATGAAACTGATTTACAGTATGGCGAAGACAATGTTGAAAACCAGCTTGCGCAAATCGAGAATATGATTACAAAAGGTGCTAATGTATTGGTAATCGCTAATATCGATGGTGAATCCTTAACAACGGTATTGCAAAAAGCGAAGGATAAAAATATTCCTGTTATCGCTTATGACCGCTTAATTAAAAAGACTGCAAATGTAGATTATTATGCAACCTTTGATAATTTTCAGGTCGGAGTTCTTCAAGCTGCTTATATTGAAAAAAGCTTAGGCTTAAAAGATGGTAAAGGTCCGTTTAACATTGAGATCTTTGGTGGTTCACCGGATGACAATAACGCATACATGTTCTTTGATGGTGCGATGTCAGTTTTAAAACCTTATATTGATTCGAAGAAACTAGTTGTGAAAAGTGGACAAATGGATATGGGCGTCTGTGCTACTTTACGCTGGGATGGCGCTACTGCCCAGGCAAGAATGGATAATCTGCTAAGTAAGAACTATACGGGAACAAAAATAGACGCGGTTCTATCTCCTTATGATGGTATCAGTATCGGTGTTATTTCTTCTTTGAAGGCTGTTGGATACGGAACCCCATCACAGCCAATGCCTATCGTTACGGGACAAGATGCGGAAGCTCCTTCTATTAAATCCATTATTAAGGGCGAACAAGCACAGACTGTATTTAAGGATACCAGAGATCTTGCTAAAGTAGCTGTTGATATGGTGGATGCAGTACTTAGCGGTAAAAAAGCAACAACCAATGATGATAAGACCTACAACAATGGTGTTAAAGTAGTGCCGTCCTATTTATTAGTACCAGTTTCTGTTGATAAATCAAACTATGAAAAAATATTGGTTGAAAGCGGATATTATACTGCTGATCAACTTAAATAA
- a CDS encoding response regulator transcription factor: MLKVVIIDDEPKIRRGLKSLVEKARLDMEVVGEAEDGEIALEVARKTLPDILLVDICMPFLNGLQFIEQVNSILQDCIIIVITGHDEFSYAHKAIKLQVFDYLLKPVFEDQLETVLKRAAQQLLNSRLQNHYLNWTNQETKKHLPLLREAFCKDWVNGQLSEEYIRSQLAFLELDLSPASGMIALKVAGQYTRGQLLKDWERELLVFSIENICVELLEQWQPYIMFHDRADNLIAITPLLNPSDWYKLSATLQQVIEQHLEQVVIVAQHPLMDLLRGVSAVYHELTLELNRKVSYTPAVLLSQKHIEANYCKEDFSLQNLAEIIKISPTYLSRLLKNEIGVSFIEYLTQVRIEKAIQMMGDPTMKLYEVAEKVGYSNQHYFSNTFKKVVGLSPAEYRKKGNWR, translated from the coding sequence ATGTTGAAAGTAGTAATCATCGATGATGAACCTAAAATTCGTCGTGGCCTCAAAAGCCTGGTTGAGAAAGCAAGGCTTGATATGGAGGTTGTGGGGGAGGCTGAAGATGGAGAAATAGCTTTGGAAGTGGCGAGAAAAACCCTGCCAGACATTCTGCTAGTAGATATTTGTATGCCTTTTTTAAATGGATTGCAGTTTATAGAACAAGTAAACAGCATATTACAAGATTGCATCATCATTGTCATTACTGGACATGATGAGTTTTCCTATGCCCATAAAGCGATTAAGCTGCAAGTCTTTGATTATTTATTAAAACCTGTCTTTGAAGACCAACTGGAAACCGTGTTAAAACGAGCAGCACAGCAATTGCTGAATTCTCGTCTGCAAAATCATTATCTGAATTGGACTAATCAGGAAACAAAAAAACATTTGCCGTTATTAAGGGAAGCTTTCTGTAAAGATTGGGTAAATGGTCAATTAAGTGAGGAATACATAAGGTCTCAGCTTGCTTTTTTGGAATTGGATTTGTCGCCAGCATCTGGAATGATTGCTCTGAAAGTGGCTGGCCAGTACACCAGAGGGCAGCTTCTCAAAGATTGGGAGCGGGAATTGCTGGTATTTTCCATAGAAAATATTTGTGTGGAATTATTAGAGCAATGGCAGCCTTATATTATGTTTCATGACAGAGCAGATAATCTGATTGCGATAACACCCCTCCTAAATCCAAGCGACTGGTATAAACTGAGTGCTACTTTACAGCAGGTTATTGAGCAGCATTTAGAACAAGTCGTAATTGTTGCTCAGCACCCGCTAATGGATTTGCTAAGGGGTGTTTCCGCTGTTTATCATGAACTGACCTTAGAACTAAACCGCAAGGTTAGTTATACTCCTGCAGTGCTTCTTTCACAAAAACACATAGAAGCTAATTACTGCAAGGAGGATTTCTCACTTCAGAATCTAGCAGAAATTATTAAGATTAGCCCTACGTATTTAAGTCGCTTGTTAAAAAATGAAATTGGTGTTTCTTTCATTGAATATTTAACTCAGGTGAGAATCGAAAAAGCCATTCAAATGATGGGAGATCCTACGATGAAACTATATGAAGTGGCAGAAAAAGTAGGGTATAGTAATCAACATTATTTTAGTAATACATTTAAAAAAGTAGTTGGATTATCTCCAGCGGAATATCGCAAAAAAGGCAACTGGCGGTGA
- the mmsA gene encoding multiple monosaccharide ABC transporter ATP-binding protein has translation MEDIILEMIDITKTFPGVKALNHVNLQVEKGEIHALVGENGAGKSTLMKVLSGVYPHGTYTGEIHYKGKRCEFKNIKESEKLGIVIIHQELALIPYLSIEENIFLGNEQGKHGLIDWHATTMRTKKLLATVGLKELPSTLVTNIGVGKQQLVEIAKALSKEVELLILDEPTAALNEDDSDNLLKLLLEFKKQGISSIIISHKLNEISRIADSITVLRDGATIETLDVRNDHITEDRIIRGMVGRELTELYPKRDAAIGDIIFEVKNWNVYHHLHSGRKVIHNVNFHVKQGEVVGIAGLMGAGRTELAMSIFGRSYGQKISGHIYKNGLEVHLKNVSQAIEQGVAYVTEDRKQYGLILNNDIKRNITLANLKNIAKHSVIDDNKEILVAEKSRQQMNIKCSSVLQNTVNLSGGNQQKVVLSKWIFTEPDILILDEPTRGIDVGAKFEIYNIINELAKDGKGIVLISSELPEILGMCDRIYVMSEGSITGELAGAEASQERIMKYVMSK, from the coding sequence ATGGAAGATATTATTCTAGAAATGATAGATATAACTAAAACCTTTCCAGGTGTTAAAGCGCTAAATCATGTAAATCTGCAGGTGGAAAAAGGCGAAATTCATGCATTGGTTGGCGAAAACGGTGCGGGGAAATCAACCTTGATGAAAGTGTTAAGTGGAGTATATCCTCATGGAACTTATACAGGGGAGATTCATTATAAAGGGAAACGATGTGAATTCAAAAATATTAAAGAAAGTGAAAAATTAGGCATCGTTATTATTCATCAGGAATTAGCTCTCATCCCTTATCTATCTATAGAAGAGAATATATTCCTTGGCAACGAACAAGGCAAACACGGTCTTATCGACTGGCATGCAACTACTATGCGTACCAAAAAGTTATTAGCGACAGTAGGACTCAAAGAATTGCCAAGTACTTTGGTAACCAATATAGGAGTTGGCAAGCAACAATTAGTTGAGATTGCCAAGGCCTTATCAAAGGAAGTTGAATTGTTAATTCTAGATGAACCTACGGCGGCATTGAATGAAGATGATAGCGATAATCTCTTAAAATTATTGTTGGAGTTTAAAAAGCAGGGAATATCCTCAATTATTATTTCACATAAATTAAATGAAATTTCAAGAATTGCTGATTCCATTACCGTGTTGCGTGATGGAGCCACCATTGAAACCTTGGATGTAAGAAATGACCACATTACAGAAGATCGAATTATCAGAGGCATGGTAGGAAGAGAATTAACAGAGCTATATCCTAAAAGAGATGCAGCTATTGGCGATATCATCTTTGAGGTTAAGAATTGGAATGTTTACCACCATCTACATAGTGGCCGTAAAGTGATTCATAATGTTAACTTTCACGTTAAGCAAGGTGAGGTTGTAGGAATTGCAGGACTCATGGGGGCAGGAAGAACAGAGCTTGCTATGAGCATTTTTGGCAGATCCTATGGACAAAAAATAAGTGGACACATCTATAAGAATGGCTTAGAAGTACATTTGAAAAATGTAAGCCAGGCGATTGAGCAAGGTGTTGCATATGTAACGGAAGATCGCAAACAGTATGGCTTAATATTAAATAATGATATTAAACGAAATATTACCTTGGCTAATTTAAAAAATATCGCAAAACATTCTGTAATTGATGACAATAAAGAAATTCTAGTGGCGGAGAAAAGTCGTCAGCAAATGAATATTAAATGCTCCAGTGTTTTACAAAACACTGTAAATTTGAGTGGTGGAAATCAGCAAAAAGTTGTTTTGAGCAAATGGATTTTTACTGAGCCAGATATTCTGATTCTGGATGAACCTACTCGAGGAATTGATGTAGGAGCTAAATTTGAAATTTATAACATCATTAATGAGCTAGCTAAAGATGGAAAAGGCATTGTGCTGATTTCTTCAGAACTTCCTGAAATACTGGGAATGTGTGATCGAATATATGTTATGAGCGAAGGCAGTATTACAGGAGAACTTGCAGGGGCGGAGGCATCACAAGAAAGAATTATGAAATATGTAATGAGCAAATAA